The following nucleotide sequence is from Pochonia chlamydosporia 170 chromosome 4, whole genome shotgun sequence.
gacgatgatCTTTCAGAAGACATTAACAGGTACTTGGGAGCTCCAATGTAAAGGAGGCGTAGTGGTTCCAAAATTCCAAGTCATTGTGGCATGGTTGTTTCCGCGTGTGCTTGATACAAAGTTATTTCATATTCttcattcaatgttgcctgaCCGCCGTGTGTCTAGGTATGTAGGTGAAGCTTCGTGCCTTATCGGCCCAACATCCAGAACTTTTTTGTGCCacagatcagaccagactcgttTTCTCTTCACATACACGTAGCAACGAGCCGAGTATGTTGCACAAACCCCTGGCACTTTTTTTGGGATACCACCAAGATACTTCATCCCAATTCCtccttgtttttctttttcttggggCTTCCCGCCCTCTATGGAGTAGTCTTTGTCGTATTTACCCGGCCAAGCTCCTCTCCCATGCCATCCCAAGCCCTGCTTTGGTGAATGGAACTGTGCTtaaccagacttgacaagaCTCATCACAGCACAATGGCTTCCTCGGCCTCAACTTCAGTTGCATGCCAACTAGCGTCAAAACCAGCTGGCAAAAGCTAAAACTTGGGGCCGCATAGGCACTGCAGCATCCCGGCCAGGGGATCCTATTGGTTGGTGgaagtggtctggtctggtgccagccCAGGGTCCCAGCGGCCCTTCCCACGCCGCCACGGCGCATAGAGTCAATTCCTTCCGACACTGAATGTTTGGacctgtccatgtctggtaaGGGTTGAATCCATCTAGCATTTGGCATGAATACTACATGTTTACTatcaccagacattttgttGTAGTGCCAATTCCGGTATTCTCTGCCTCTCATTGCAAAGCCACCAGCACTCGGGTGTTAGTCAAGGATTAATTTGCCAAGTTGTGGACTATCGCCATGTAGTTTCTTGGCGCAATTGAAGGGTCTGGCCTGGCCCGTGCAGGATTTTGCCCGTCCCAGCCGCATGCACTCAAAGTGCTCTGTTAAGCGCCAAGTGCTGCCAGCCAACAGACAACGACACAGTCCTCTGCCATTTGGAGGGACGGACTCCGCCGGCGATCTCTCGTGGCCAACAAGGATACGGTGCAGCTACGCGAATGATGACGTGAATTTAAATCCGTGCGCAGTGCGTGGATTCCTAATATAGGACGACGTGTCCAGTAAAATTGACCAGCTAAGCGCCGCTTTGTCACCGCAAACATtggaagagtctggtctggtctggtggttcaatgttccatcctcaccgtcaccgGTGGCTTGACGACATGCACAGTTGGCCGACCATATGTCGTTTTCGACCAAAGCACGAGTAGGTCATTGTCCATCTTCTTATTACCCGTTGCCGTGCCTCGCCAATGActtcttgttttttttttttttgggtcAGGTGTTGAATCGAATATTTCGCTCTCCAGCATAACAAAATATCGGGTTAATTAGGCCACGCATAAGCCAGTTGCCACAACACTACCGTCTCGTTGAACATCGATAGTCCCTGAACAATTACTTGCCAGACACGCAGCATGGGGTCAACGGTGGGAAAATAGAGGCATGGTCCTTGGTATAGTAGACTCCAGTCACCAGCAGAGCTCGTCCCACTCAGGTGAGCTTGATCCATTCTCATAATGCATCCATAGCAACCACAGTTGCAAATAAACTATGAGTACATGTCAAGTACTTTGTTCACATCCAGCAGCTAGCATTATAGCTACATGtattttcttggccaatatACACCACTATCTCACGTAAACGCCCTCTAGGAAACGGAACAATGACATGGTACCACTGGCCGCCCTCAAATGCAAGCCCACCTCCATTATCACAGCACATACAGGTGGGCCATCCAAATGACCATGACTTTAATCTTCACATTCACAAGTCTGTTCGATACTAGATGCCAAGAATCGACTAGTGATGATAGCTCTTGGACCCATaacccaaaaaaagaaggaaaaaaaaCACAGTCTCACCCAAAGTGTTTTTGGGCACCGCAACTGCCAAGGTCAAACTATCAAATTAACATTTGATATCTTATCACACCATGTCTACATTACGTGTGCGCGGATGAGTTTCAATGACTGGAACACACGACAATCCCAGCACCATCATAACAAGAGACAGCTCCTAGCCGAGTCATTTCTAATACTGGAACCCTCCATTATGCGTATAATCCGCCGGAGTCATTTAATGTACCAATGGTCCCAGAATAGTCAGAGCCCCATCATCGTTCGATTGTGGTGCCACCTAGACGAAAACCTAACCCAATAAAACTGACAAGTAAACAGGGAAGAGGCGTCCAGTTGCAGAGCTGTGTTGACTGCAAGATCTCGCTTGAaagctactccgtacactTGGATTGTCAAATCTCATGTGCTCTTCATTTTGCATCATCCTGTATCAGACTACCAGTCAACAACAGCGGTTTGTTCAACCGTCACAGCTCAGTCACCGGGGGTGCTCTTCATGTTTGCTTCGTTTCTAGTCCTCAAATTTCCTTTTCGTATTGTACTTCGGTACGAACCAAACAACCATATGTTTAGAATGTTTGATCGACAAGAGCGGTGGTGAGCAGGAAGCAAGACCTGACTCTGTGAGCCATCCGGTCAACCAGCCACTTTGCTTCAATATCACGCCCAGATGTTATGGCTTTGTCCCTGACGAGGAGGGTGGTTTATGGCCCCTTCCGTTGATTGCCCTTGCCGCTGTGTTACAATACATCCGATATTCGAAGTCGATCTACAAGGTGTCTAGGTACCTTTGTGCCAAAACATGCCGTACCAAAGCTATCCTCTTGatattcatcatcatcgacgaACCTCGCCTTAGCTTTCCTTAACTCGTCACCCGAATTGTAATAgtgatgctgccaaacaTCACAAATTCATGCCATATCTACAACATACCTTTTCGAACTTCATCCTTCCTTTCCTCCCACAACGTCTTCCCAGTGCAGGAGCACACAGTTTTGTCGTTATCCCAGACGCCCGCGCTGCGGGCAATAACTCCAACCACTGTGTTGTCATCATTTTGGAGCGGCCCGTTAGCCTCGTCCTGCTTCGTAAGAACCATGGCATGGCCAATTATTTCCCAAATCTGAAATGGATGATCAACGAAGGCGGTTCCACGACCATCCTGGCCAACTTCAATCTTCCCCAAAACACCCTTAGGCTCAGACTGGTTTCCAGCCCAGACGGGCCCGGTTGATTCGGCTCCAGATTGAAGATCCCCATACTCTCGTATGGTGGCATTGTAGCTTCCTGGGGCAACTCCTCGAATGGTTAGATCCACAAGAGTTTTTCCAGAACCAACCTGTaccattctcgccaatcCCCTGACCTCTCGgtttccatcttcatcctgtGTTTTCATTCTGTCTGTAAACGTTTCAAGTATACTAACAGCGGCGCCTAATTTCAAGTAAAAGTCAGTTTGAGAAGGCTCTAATGCCGGCACTTAACAAGGGGTTCAGATGAAGCGGGTAAAGCCATTGTCATGGATTGTGTCGTGCCAGGGGGGGCATAGAGAGGATCGGGTTTTAGATTCGTACTGTCCGATGCGCCAGATCCGCGGAGGATTGCATCTCTTCCTGTTGCCTGAATAGCCTCGACAATAGCAGAGGGTGCGGCTGCAACCCCGTGGCTAACGTTAGTTGAAATCAACTTAATGCGGATTCGCCGCTGACAGAAGAGCGCCTACCAAATCCTTCGACGGAGATTAATTGATCGGCCAGGTTTCCGTCGACTTTACTAACACCTCTCAGTTTGTAAAGCGAGTCTGAAACAGCCTTGACACAGCCGTTACAAGACAATGGTACAGCGAAGACGGTCTGTTTTGCCACATGTTTCATCAGCCCCGAGGCGTCTCGCACGCAAACAGGAAATTTtgatggaaggagaagaggaaaaaaaaaaggcagaCGCAAATTTACAGGAAAAGGTATAGGCAGGGGCTGAGaagaacaaaagaaaaaaagaaaatgccGTCGCAAATTTCCGTGTGCAGTGCTTGTAATTGCAACTATCATACCTGAAATGAGTTGTTAACCGTCATTTTGGCTATGCAAGCTAGTGTTAGCTCCTCAAGATAGAGTGCGCCGAGGTACAGTGCAGGACAAACCAGAGAATGAATTTTGAACTGGAAAGCGATAACGGTATGCAAAATACCCGGCCAACAAACCCAGAGAGCTACAGGATAAGACACGATATGTGTTGCTTGAAAAGGGCATCGTTAGTCGACATCATGCTTTGAAATCCACTTCATGCAGCAATACCGAGGGCTCTTTGTGGCACCAGCTTTGATTACCCAccagaagaaggcaaggccTGGGATGGTGCTGCACTGTGGAGGCTGTCAGGTGATCGCCATACTGCTGAGTAAGCCAAATTTCACCAATGTCAAACTTGGTATGTCAACAGTATCGATCATTGGCACAAGCAAGTTCATCAGAAAGAAACTCTGCACCACTTGAGCGACTCCGCCGAGGTCAATTGAGTTCGACGGCTGTCGCTATCGAGGGCCTCTTCCCTCCTTTGCATTCACGATGTCTCAGACTCTTGGGCTGGTAAGTTTGCGCACTTCACAAGCAGTTCTCGACGTAACCTCCTGACGAATCTCGCTATTTTCTCAGACTCGCCTTGCCTACTCGCGAGTATGGCATCAAATATCTGCATCTACGCCTCATAACACACTCACGACTCAACCCAACGTTACTCCTCCATCGCTAGGACGACTGGCTTCACGAATCGCTGTAATTTTAATGGGCAAACACAAGCCGATCTGGGACCCGTCAACAGACTGTGGAGACTATGTTGTCGTGACAAACTGCGCAGCACTGCACACCACGGGGAAGAAGATGTGGCGAAAATCCTATTACAGGCATACTACGCGTCCGGGAAGTTTAAAAGAGCTGACAATGGACGCACTCATGGAGAAGCACGGCGGTAGTGAAATCTTACGGAAAGCAGTACGCGgtatgctgccaaagaaTAGACTACGGGACAAGCGACTTGCGCGCTTAAAGGCTTTTGAAGGAGACGCACATCCGTACAAGGACAATCTTGTCCGATTCGGCGGCGTCGTCGTTGGCAGTGAAGGCTGGGAGCAGGCAGTAGAGAAGATTCGAGAGTCGGACAAGGAGAGGCTATGAAGCTGGGAATTTCTGTGGCTTAAAATACTACACGGCCGAGTTGAGCCAAAACTTTGTAAAATTTGTACAATATGGAAGATACCATGAGAATCGACATAATCTACCACGCCTAATATCGTTCCTGGGTGCGCATGGCTTCAAGTTGTGTCGATACAAAAGGCTAGGATGCAGAGTGTCAAAGTCCATGCATACGTGGCTGGTCTGAATTCCTGCAGATGGAGAATCATGACATTGGAGACAAGAGCACCAGCATTTAACTTGGTGGTTTACATGCGATGTGGAAAGGCAAAGTAGTGAATGGCATGCTTTCCCCATCACGCCGCAAGCCTATAATCGGACAATGGATTGATTGACCGTAGTTCCACTACATTCTCGTCAAAAATAGGAGACAGCTGACCGAGTTGCATTGAGCTGAACAAGATTCAGTCCGTTTATATTGGTTTGTGTGTATGTGTGTAGGATTTGCTACAGACAAGTACAGGATGCCAAGGGCACCGTGATAATGCAGTCATAAGAATCATGATATTGCCAACATTTCCGTTACGTAGTCCAATATTTCAACGCCGTACTCTACGTCTTGCATCGCTTTGCCTGGCACGCCCGTCACTTCCCGATTCAAGAGCGAGAAACTTCACACTTAATGAGACCGTTAGGGCATGTTTGGGGGACATACACCTCGGCGTCCTTGCCAGTGTTTTGCAGGCCATTGTGCCAACTCAGGTCTGCATAGGACTCAAATTAGCATGAAACTTCTTCTCAGGGCGAAAAAATGTGAGGATAGTACAGACCTAGTTCGAAGTTGTGGTTATTGGGGAGCGAGTAAGAAATCGTTTCAGTTTCAGGAACAGCATCCAAAATCTGCTCGCACATCTTGTACATTGTGTTCTGAACACTGGCGCTGTTGTCCTCGGCAAAGAGTTTGAGCGTAATGTTTCTAGCCTTGTTCCAAGCGTCATCAAACTTGGAGGCACCCTCCTCTACAGCTTTGAGGTCGGCAAACTTGCTCCACTTCCAGCTTGCGTCGACGTCGGTGGATAGAATACGATCCCATGTCTCCGGGAGAGTGGTATACTCATCACGAACGAAGCCATGGAAGGCGGAGCCGGTACTCTTGAGAACACTGAGGCCAGCAATGGAGCTGGAAATGTTGATGCCATCCTTGCGGCTGACTCGGACTTCAACATTTCGAGTCTCACCGGCATCCTTGATAAAGCTGTGCGGGTGAGgctttccatcaacatccatgcGGATCCACCGATGGGTGACGACTTTCACGTTGGCGACGTGGATGTGGCTGTACTTTTGAATAAAGTGGTTGCCGAGAATAGAGGCATAGAGCTCGGGAGGGTTGACGGGATGctgcttggccatgatgaaagTGGTGTTCTTGATGGAGTCAGTGGCGACTACGACGCCATTATCGGCCTCAGTGTACGAGGTATCAATGTCGCCCTCGAGAAGACAGCACACGGTCATCTCGGTGACGGTTTGGACGCCAGTGGACTGGTCGCGGGTAACCTTGAGGACACGAACATTGTCCTTTCCATAACGGGCGGCTGAGACGTAAGGCATTTTGGATTTGCTTCTGACGGGCAGAGGAATATCTTGTCCCATGGCAGAGTTGAACAAGGTGAAACTATGAAATAGACGGGATCCAAAGGAGGGGATAGAGACGCTGACCACGCTTAGAGGTTGAGACTCGAAGAAATTTTGAAGTGAACCCgacgctgctgctgatgatggtgacAGGGAGCAAGAAACCTTGGAAACCTGGAGGGCTGCGTGTTGTCGCCTCGGGCGAGGTCGTGGCGCTTTATATAATTAAGCCAAGCTTGAAGGGGCCAAGCTATGAAAGAAGCCGTCGGCCGAATGCGTCAAGGGACAGGAAAGATCAATGTGCTAGCTGTTGGAGGCAACGGCCGGGTGAACCGCACAGTTCTAGGCATGGAATACGTCTGGTTGATCAGAACGGAGAGTCTATCGAATCATATCGCTGGTAACAAAGGCCTGGTGAGAGCTTGATGGGTTTCGATTGTGGGGAAaggctgcaatggctgcgATGGCTGCCGGAGCCCGCCGAAATCCAGTGACGCGGGACACCGGAGCTGGCGATATGGGGCGAGCGAGAGCGATaagagaacattgaaccagccAGCATTAAATGGAATCAGTGaactagaccagacccatCACCTCATTTGAGGGGATCAGCCGAGTTTAACATGGGCTGGGGGGAATGAGTTATTAGTGGGATGGATCTCGCCCACGTGCGTCTGCAAATCATCTTCTACACTTGGCTTGGGGAAAATTTGTGCAActacatgtcaactggtattCAGGGTCAAGTCGTtggagacaccagaccagttgacgaaacattgaacggaTGTGGCCAGCGTCCgaaccaccaccagacttctgAATGGCATCAAGACCCATGTGGCGATAATTGCCGACCCGCAGACGCCATGCAAGGGTTAGATGGAGAAATTGATTCCTACAGGTCAACTTCGGCCGTGATGAAAGAATACATGCAGAAGAATGGGCTGATGCTACCCCAGATAAATGCCTTGTCGTTGTTTGACAGCATTAATGCAATAGAGGCCTGGCTCCACAGACCTGACCAGGACGATGCCACGAAGTAGTCAAATCTGACGATACGtgctgccaacattgaatgtcagAAAACAACGTCAAGGCAAGTAATGGCAAAGAACCCTCCTGGATGCCAGTGACATGCAACCGATTTCTACCAGTCATGGTGACTTGAGTCACTTGACAGTCTGGTGGAGTCTgatctggttcaatgttggtgctcCCAACATCAGTGCCGTTCTTCATACCCACAATCAGGGGCGCCTGCGTACCGAGTAGTCAACACGGAACTGGAAGCCTAGAATGAAGTAACTGGTCGGGGACAAGCGAAAGTGAGAACGGTGTTGGCCATGACTTGATGGAAAAGATTTCGAGGCTATCGCCGTTACCCAGCCATCTTCATATGCTCCAAATGGAGTGAATCTACCATGTGCCTTTGTAACGCCGACTGAATTGCAAGGAGAGCTGGTAAATTCTGATACTATCTCAACGCCGCCTTCCATGTCATTCTCTTTGCCGTCTGGCGTAGAGGCCTGCGACACTGAATATGGTGTCGCGAAAAACATACGTGGAGGCAGCCATTGTAGCTTAAGTCGAAAGCCTCCATTCCTTTCATGGCTTTGATTATGAGCCTCATAAGGTGCACCTAGTCTATCTTTTTTTCGGCCTGTAGAAGGCAACCTTCAGTCAGTGGGCGTGTTCTTTTGTTCCTTTCTGTGAGGTGTTTAGTCTCTCAGTGGAACAGCCGGTTTGGGTTCCGATGCCTCTCAAAGTCCCCATTTTGTGGTGTTGATCAGTCAGCGAGGGCGAAACCATCGGTTTTCGGGGTCCATGCATACTTCCAGACCCTGCTCTTGTGCCgtgactacctaggtacctaggtatataacCGGctacatacctaggtacctgggtaggtaGACAGGTATTAACTTTGCAGTGCACGGTGAGAGCCTTACCCTCCACTCGTCGAGATATTGCGTTGTGGTCAACCAAGTTCCTATCGGAAGATGATGCAAAATAAATGTATACCATCGCCTATTTTCGACTCTGTTGTAGCCTTGAATGCTTCCCGGTGCTCGGCTGCGATATTTTGACACCTGGCTAGCGAGCTGCTTGCTTTCTTTCGTGCATTGCTATCATCGCGTGTTGGCTTCAATCCCACAATGACAatgccagtctggtgtccCATACTCAGTGCTGTGGTTCAGGCcagcccagaccagaccaggccaaatCTGGGTTGAGGTCAGCCAGACCCGTTGGTGCTCCACCTTTTTCCCCTC
It contains:
- a CDS encoding ribosomal protein L13 (similar to Metarhizium robertsii ARSEF 23 XP_007818682.1); the protein is MSQTLGLTRLAYSRVWHQISASTPHNTLTTQPNVTPPSLGRLASRIAVILMGKHKPIWDPSTDCGDYVVVTNCAALHTTGKKMWRKSYYRHTTRPGSLKELTMDALMEKHGGSEILRKAVRGMLPKNRLRDKRLARLKAFEGDAHPYKDNLVRFGGVVVGSEGWEQAVEKIRESDKERL
- a CDS encoding uricase (similar to Metarhizium acridum CQMa 102 XP_007807998.1), giving the protein MPYVSAARYGKDNVRVLKVTRDQSTGVQTVTEMTVCCLLEGDIDTSYTEADNGVVVATDSIKNTTFIMAKQHPVNPPELYASILGNHFIQKYSHIHVANVKVVTHRWIRMDVDGKPHPHSFIKDAGETRNVEVRVSRKDGINISSSIAGLSVLKSTGSAFHGFVRDEYTTLPETWDRILSTDVDASWKWSKFADLKAVEEGASKFDDAWNKARNITLKLFAEDNSASVQNTMYKMCEQILDAVPETETISYSLPNNHNFELDLSWHNGLQNTGKDAEVYVPQTCPNGLIKCEVSRS
- a CDS encoding copper chaperone for superoxide dismutase (similar to Metarhizium robertsii ARSEF 23 XP_007818683.2), which gives rise to MTVNNSFQTVFAVPLSCNGCVKAVSDSLYKLRGVSKVDGNLADQLISVEGFAAPSAIVEAIQATGRDAILRGSGASDSAAVSILETFTDRMKTQDEDGNREVRGLARMVQVGSGKTLVDLTIRGVAPGSYNATIREYGDLQSGAESTGPVWAGNQSEPKGVLGKIEVGQDGRGTAFVDHPFQIWEIIGHAMVLTKQDEANGPLQNDDNTVVGVIARSAGVWDNDKTVCSCTGKTLWEERKDEVRKGML